The candidate division WOR-3 bacterium DNA segment TCATCTAAATAAAGTCAGATTTCAATATGATAATGGTCCGGAGTTCATAGGAAGTATCTATAGAAATAATAGAAAGAGAATTCTTTGATATAGAAGTCTTTGAAGGGAAATAGCATTTCTTTCATAAAGTCAATAATTATCTATTTTTCTTTAATACGATGAGAAAGAATTCAAAAAAGAATGATAAAACACTTTAGAGATACTTATTGAGAGAAACAAATCTCCTGAACTTGTCCACTTGTTTGTGGCGGATCTTGATAAACTCCTGGAGAAGAAAATGGATGTGACTCTTAATCTGGAATTAGACCTTGTGAATGTTAAAATATCTCAAAGTGTCCACCACCTGCCTTGGATTTAACAATGTAGGCACTAAAGGGGATTGACTTTTGGTTGTAGTTAAATAATATAAAGAATAAATTATGAAGAAAATCCTGTTCTTAGAAAATTGGAAAGAGGGATGTTTAGTTTTTTCGAAGGGGAGAATACTAACATATAAAATTCTCTTTGTGCTTTCAATTTTACTTGCCTGGTTTGAAGATGGGAAAGGGGGAAATTCTTCCCCCTTTTTTGTTTAGAAAGCAGTTTGAAGTGTAGGAGGAGATGAATTATGGAGCCTATAAAGAGCCTTGATGAAATGGTAAAAATTGTTAGGGAGAGACCTTCTAAAAGACTTGTTGTTGCAAATGGGCATGATCCTCATACGATTGAAGCAACTTATAGGGCTGCTCGTGAGAAATTGGTAAATGTAACTTTAGTAGGAGATAAAGAGAAAATAGAAAAACTATCCTCCGAAAAAAAATTGGATATTTCTATTTTTGAGATTATTGATATTAAAGATGTATGGGAAGCTGGGGAGTTGGCAAGAAATATGGTGATTGAAGGGAGAGCCGATATTTTAATGAAGGGTCTTATACCAACAGATATTTATATGAAAATTATTCTTCATGGAAAAGAAGGACTTCTCCGGAAAGGAAACATCCTTTCTCATGTGGCTGTCGTTGAGGTTCCGAATTGGCCAAGACTTTTGTTTATTTCTGATATTGCTGTTATACCTGCTCCCAATGAAAATCAAAAAACTCAAATGTTAAAATATGCTATAAAAGTGGCTCATGCATTTGGACTTAAGACTCCAAAAGCTGCTCTTATAGCTGCAACTGAGAGAGTTTCAGATAAAATGCAGGCTACTCTTGAGGCGGCAAACATTGCCCAAAGAGCAGAGAAAGGAGAAATACCAGATGCGATTGTGGATGGACCTTTAGCTATTGATCTTGCTGTGAGTAAAGAAGCTTGTGAAATAAAAGGATTTAAATCAAAAATCTGTGGAGATGCAGATATATTGATTTTCCCGTGTATTGAATCTGCTAATGTGTTTTTTAAAACTCTTACTGAGTTTGCCGGTGCTTCACTTGCTGGAATTGTAATGGGGACTTCCTATCCTTGTGTTCTAACCTCAAGAGCAGACTCCGAGAAGTCGAAATTCTATTCTATAGCACTGGCTGCTTTTTTAGAAAGAACTGATGTTTAATATAAAAATTACTGGCACAGGTTCTTATCTCCCTGAGAAAGTTTTAACAAATTTTGATCTTGAGAAGATAGTGGATACATCTAATGAATGGATTACAACAAGAACAGGAATAAAAGAAAGGCATATTGCAGCAGAAGATGAAGCCACCTCCGATTTGACTGTTAAAGCAGGAGAGAAAGCTCTCCAGATGGCTGGGCTTTCTCCTAAGGATTTAGACGCTATTATTGTAGCAACAATCACTCCGGATACTCTATTTCCTGCAACCGCCTGTTGGGTTATGGAGAAACTTGGAGCAATACCTGGAATTCCTGCTTTTGATATAAGTGCCGCTTGTTCGGGTTATTTATATGGGCTTATTTTAAGTGGAGCTCTTATAGAAGGAGGGATTGCTAATAGAGTTCTTCTTTGTGGGAGTGAAGTCTTGTCAAGAATTACAAACTGGGAGGATCGTTCTACCTGTGTCCTTTTTGGAGATGGAGCTGGTTGCACTGTTATTGAAAAATCAAATGGTACTTCGGGTTTACTGTCCTATGTCTGGGGAGCAGATGGAAAATTAGGAGAACTTCTAATTCAACCTGCGGGTGGGACAAGATTACCCGCAAGCAAAGAGACGATAGAAAAAAAACTTCATTTTATCTCAATGCAGGGAAACGAGGTTTTTAAACACGCTGTTACAAAGATGAAAAAAGCAGCTCTTGATTCTTTAAGAAAAGCTAAAATAAAAGGAGAAGAAGTAGATTTATATGTTCCTCATCAGGCCAATATAAGAATAATTGAGGCTACGATAAAAAGAGCAGGAATTCCTATGGAGAAAACAGTTGTCACTATTGATAAAACTGGAAATATGTCAGCAGCTTCCATACCAGTTGGAATTGATTGGGCAGTAAGAGAAGGTAGACTTAAGAGAGGAGATATTCTTCTTTCCACAGCTTTCGGCGGTGGTTTTACATGGGGAGGGATAATTCTAAGGTGGTAAAGTGCTTGAAATAAGACTTCATGGGAGAGGAGGGCAAGGAACTGTAGTTGCAGCAAGGATTCTTGCAGAGGCTCTTTCTATAGAAGGGAAGTTTGTTCAGGCTTTTCCAGAATATGGGGTGGAGAGAAGAGGAGCTCCTGTTTGTGCTTTTTTACGGATAGATGAAAATGTAATTTATGAAAGATCACGGATATATGAGCCTGATCACATAGTTGTTCTTGACCCAGCTCTTG contains these protein-coding regions:
- a CDS encoding beta-ketoacyl-ACP synthase III — its product is MFNIKITGTGSYLPEKVLTNFDLEKIVDTSNEWITTRTGIKERHIAAEDEATSDLTVKAGEKALQMAGLSPKDLDAIIVATITPDTLFPATACWVMEKLGAIPGIPAFDISAACSGYLYGLILSGALIEGGIANRVLLCGSEVLSRITNWEDRSTCVLFGDGAGCTVIEKSNGTSGLLSYVWGADGKLGELLIQPAGGTRLPASKETIEKKLHFISMQGNEVFKHAVTKMKKAALDSLRKAKIKGEEVDLYVPHQANIRIIEATIKRAGIPMEKTVVTIDKTGNMSAASIPVGIDWAVREGRLKRGDILLSTAFGGGFTWGGIILRW
- a CDS encoding phosphate acyltransferase, translated to MEPIKSLDEMVKIVRERPSKRLVVANGHDPHTIEATYRAAREKLVNVTLVGDKEKIEKLSSEKKLDISIFEIIDIKDVWEAGELARNMVIEGRADILMKGLIPTDIYMKIILHGKEGLLRKGNILSHVAVVEVPNWPRLLFISDIAVIPAPNENQKTQMLKYAIKVAHAFGLKTPKAALIAATERVSDKMQATLEAANIAQRAEKGEIPDAIVDGPLAIDLAVSKEACEIKGFKSKICGDADILIFPCIESANVFFKTLTEFAGASLAGIVMGTSYPCVLTSRADSEKSKFYSIALAAFLERTDV